Sequence from the Desulfonispora thiosulfatigenes DSM 11270 genome:
TTTCATCTAAAACCTCTGCAATCTCTTCAATTTTTAAATCTTCAAAATACCGAAGAATAATAATTGTTCGATAAGGTTCAGCTAAACTGTCTAAAGCTACCTTTAAATCAAAATCTTCATAATTATCTGCTTCTCCTAGATCTAAATTGGTTAATATCTCATTATCTAATATCACTATTTTTTTCTTTTTACGTAAAAAATCCAGAGAGGTATTAACTATAATTCTATAAAACCAGGTTTTTATATAGCCTGGC
This genomic interval carries:
- a CDS encoding sigma-70 family RNA polymerase sigma factor, giving the protein MVKKDLKQDIADHVVTYKESHYRLAYSYVKNVEDALDIVQESIYKAFSASGSLQEPGYIKTWFYRIIVNTSLDFLRKKKKIVILDNEILTNLDLGEADNYEDFDLKVALDSLAEPYRTIIILRYFEDLKIEEIAEVLDENVNTIKTRLYKGLEKLRIKMNDDNLYEEA